The Amaranthus tricolor cultivar Red isolate AtriRed21 chromosome 6, ASM2621246v1, whole genome shotgun sequence genome has a segment encoding these proteins:
- the LOC130815831 gene encoding uncharacterized protein LOC130815831, producing the protein MNQLCCALNGTEFNRVSSCTSAKEIWDKLVVTYEGTSQVKETKINILMHQYEMFKMKKDENINEMFTRFTLITNSLNSLGKTFTNAEKVQKVLRCLPRSKWGPKVTAIEEAQDLRVLSLDDLLGKLTTHELTLHDDGDNDVIPSMKNLALKAKKHHESSSDSEDSDDEEDPFALITKGLEGIMKMRKRFKKFKSRNKGKSSNSNSNFKTNKLACFECGSTEHIVKDCPKKKRQSYKKNKNKQAMVATWSDSEVSSESENEDGQAHVCLMADNDDNDDLDQNHKEVREYLNTCTKDELVITLLNMFQIEKILKDEKNTLEDRIRHYAEGCEEIINKNNSLKAEKSNLEKTVKVLKEQNLSQTKQLIDLKNENNDLEARIKTLKLESEKNLQALNKLNESESKLTKMLTQQKSTSDKRGIGYNHVTHNYKSKTTFVKGANKHKRTPTCTFCCKKGHIRFACPYRRKDDYIIKNSFPFELREQIKQIWVPKGTRPPNMVYPEYGSKFVTWIAK; encoded by the coding sequence atgaatcaattatgttgtgctttgaatggtactgagttcaatcgagtttcttcatgtacaagtgctaaagaaatatgggacaagttggttgtgacatacgaaggaacaagtcaagtaaaggaaacaaagatcaacatcctcatgcatcaatatgaaatgttcaagatgaaaaaggatgagaatataaatgaaatgtttactcgttttactttgattactaatagtttgaattctcttggaaaaacttttactaatgcagaaaaagtccagaaggtcttaaggtgtcttccaagatccaaatggggtccaaaagtcaccgccatagaggaagctcaagacttgagagttctatcgcttgacgatctccttggaaaactcacaacacatgaacttaccctacatgatgatggagataatgatgtaataccttccatgaaaaatcttgcattaaaggcaaagaaacatcatgaatcctcaagtgatagtgaagatagcgatgatgaggaagatccatttgcgttaattacaaaaggtcttgaaggaattatgaagatgcgaaaacgatttaagaaatttaaatccagaaataaaggtaagtcttctaattctaattcaaattttaagactaacaaacttgcttgttttgaatgtggttctacagaacatatcgtaaaggactgtcctaagaagaaaaggcaatcctacaaaaagaacaaaaacaaacaagcgatggttgcaacttggagtgattccgaagtatcatccgaatctgaaaatgaagatggacaagctcatgtatgtcttatggctgataatgatgacaatgatgatttagatcaaaatcacaaagaggtacgtgaatatcttaacacatgcacaaaagatgaattggttataacactcctaaatatgtttcaaattgagaaaattttaaaagatgagaaaaacactttggaagatcgaatacgtcattatgctgaaggttgtgaagaaattataaataaaaataattcgctaaaggctgaaaaatcaaatcttgaaaagactgtcaaggtcttgaaagaacagaatctcagtcagactaaacagcttattgatcttaaaaatgagaacaatgatcttgaagccaggatcaaaaccttgaaactggaatctgagaaaaatctacaagcattaaacaagcttaatgagtctgaatctaaactcactaaaatgcttacacaacaaaaatcaactagtgataaacgtggtattggttataatcatgttacacataactataagagtaaaaccacatttgtaaaaggtgcaaataaacataaacgtactcctacttgcacattttgttgcaaaaaaggacatataagatttgcatgtccttacagacgtaaagacgattatattatcaagaattcctttccttttgaattacgtgaacagataaagcaaatatgggttcctaaaggaacaagaccacccaacatggtctatcccgaatatggttccaaatttgtcacttggatagccaagtaa